A part of Magnetospirillum sp. ME-1 genomic DNA contains:
- a CDS encoding ABC transporter ATP-binding protein, giving the protein MITIDNLSHTYPGTRKMPPRKAIADLTLDVREGEFAILSGPNGSGKSTLFRILCGMTLPGSGKVTVGGFDLFAHPARVREIMGVVFQSPAVDKHLSVGENLKIHADLYGLAGADFTRRRDRALDWTDLDGRLDQKVDTLSGGLARQVELAKVLMTDPKVLLLDEPTTGLDPMSRRNFLGALHRLQKERGMTVLMTSHVFSEADDVDRVAIMREGKLLAHDTPAALKAMIGTEMVVVQAKNAEVLAERLRVDMGLAVRCIGDEVRLEETENGESLPLLERILDKYRADIASIAIKQPGLDDVFVHVTSKAVPDHALALELRKAAS; this is encoded by the coding sequence ATGATCACCATCGACAATCTCAGCCACACCTATCCGGGCACGCGCAAGATGCCGCCCCGGAAGGCCATCGCGGACCTCACCCTGGATGTGCGGGAGGGTGAGTTCGCCATCCTGTCCGGCCCCAACGGCAGCGGCAAGTCCACCTTGTTCCGCATCCTGTGCGGCATGACCCTGCCGGGTTCCGGCAAGGTCACGGTGGGCGGCTTCGACCTGTTCGCCCATCCCGCCCGGGTGCGCGAGATCATGGGGGTGGTGTTCCAGAGCCCGGCGGTGGACAAGCACCTGTCGGTGGGCGAGAACCTGAAGATTCACGCCGACCTCTATGGCCTCGCCGGCGCGGACTTCACGCGGCGCCGCGACCGCGCCCTGGACTGGACCGATCTCGATGGCCGCCTGGACCAGAAGGTCGACACCCTGTCGGGCGGACTGGCGCGGCAGGTGGAGCTGGCCAAGGTACTGATGACCGACCCCAAGGTGCTGCTGCTCGACGAGCCCACCACCGGACTGGACCCCATGAGCCGGCGCAACTTCCTGGGCGCGCTGCACCGCCTGCAGAAGGAGCGCGGCATGACCGTGCTGATGACCAGCCACGTGTTTTCCGAGGCCGACGACGTGGACCGCGTCGCCATCATGCGCGAAGGCAAGCTGCTGGCCCACGACACGCCGGCCGCCTTGAAAGCCATGATCGGCACCGAGATGGTGGTGGTCCAGGCGAAGAACGCGGAAGTCCTGGCCGAACGCCTGCGGGTCGACATGGGCCTGGCGGTGCGCTGCATCGGCGACGAGGTCCGCCTGGAGGAGACCGAGAACGGCGAGAGCCTGCCGCTGCTCGAACGCATCCTGGACAAATACCGCGCCGACATCGCCTCCATCGCCATCAAGCAGCCCGGCCTGGACGACGTCTTCGTCCACGTCACCAGCAAGGCGGTTCCCGACCACGCTTTGGCGCTCGAACTCAGGAAGGCGGCATCATGA
- a CDS encoding pyrimidine dimer DNA glycosylase/endonuclease V, with amino-acid sequence MNVFFLDRDPVAAARLHSDQHVVKMVLETAQILCAVLHRHGIEAPYRPTHARHPCVLWTGDSLGHWAWVRELGLALGAEYTHRRGRVHASAAIIAALPPLPPIPDNGWTDPPQAMPEAYRGDDPVAAYRAYYRGEKAVFPGKGPATWTNRERPDFMS; translated from the coding sequence GTGAACGTCTTCTTCCTCGACCGGGATCCCGTGGCGGCGGCGCGGCTGCATTCCGACCAGCATGTGGTCAAGATGGTGCTGGAGACGGCCCAGATCCTGTGCGCCGTGCTGCACCGCCACGGCATCGAGGCTCCCTACCGCCCCACCCATGCCCGGCACCCTTGCGTGCTGTGGACCGGCGACAGCCTCGGCCATTGGGCCTGGGTGCGGGAACTGGGGCTGGCGCTGGGCGCCGAATACACCCATCGCCGCGGCCGGGTCCATGCCTCGGCCGCAATCATCGCCGCCCTGCCGCCTCTGCCCCCCATTCCCGATAACGGCTGGACCGATCCGCCCCAGGCCATGCCGGAAGCCTATCGCGGCGACGATCCGGTGGCGGCCTACCGGGCCTATTACCGGGGCGAGAAGGCGGTGTTTCCCGGCAAGGGACCAGCCACCTGGACCAACCGGGAACGGCCGGACTTCATGAGCTAG
- a CDS encoding sensor histidine kinase, translated as MLRLDVGTLGFTAAMTSMAAGLVFAGYGLARYRDRRWGAFSASASCYGVGLLLLIHLEALPPAVSVLGGNLLLALAAVALHACCVQLAERPVRPLAYLAFVLAYMAGESYFLFGEDSIGGRIAFASLMRMPLFLHAALTVHSRRRTEPGRLGLALLQAVLTGWAVLLLVRGLVVAGGDPIHEFVAIKGFLAVYYILAGLAYVVILIALMLVDSERLTSLLGREVSRQADALETQIARQLAAQADLRRSEADLRAILDNMPDIFYRTDNQGRLLMVSRSVETLLGYPVGEVLGHDAAFYHGAPDSRANLIAALEAGGGSVLDYELRMRHKDGRVVWASTSSRFYYDADGRRAGTEGVVRLIEERKRTEICIRENQALIQAMLDASSDAIMLFRPDGTLLAVNEVMAERFGRRAAELTGSCLWDMFPPDVAKARAAAVGRVVETGEAIHYLDRRGELYLDNSIYPVPGPEGKPDKVAVYSRDITAQTLAEAKVTTYLTELERSNAELEQFAYVASHDLREPLRMISSYLSLLERRFGSRLEGDGLEFLAFARDGAKRMDKLVLDLLEFSRIERKGAPIVAMEVEPALRQSLRHLELAIAESGTEVTTPNDGDAPWVRGDPDQIIRLFQNLVGNAVKYRSPDRKPRIAVTWRREGAEWEFTVADNGIGIESQYFERIFRIFQRLHTAERYEGTGIGLAICKKIVERHGGRIWVDSVPGEGTAFHFTLPAAG; from the coding sequence ATGCTTCGACTGGATGTCGGCACATTAGGGTTCACGGCGGCCATGACCTCCATGGCGGCCGGCCTGGTGTTCGCCGGCTATGGACTGGCCCGCTACCGTGACCGCCGCTGGGGCGCGTTCAGCGCGTCGGCCTCCTGTTATGGGGTCGGGCTGCTGCTGCTCATTCATCTCGAAGCCTTGCCGCCCGCCGTTTCGGTTCTGGGCGGCAACCTGCTGCTGGCCCTGGCGGCGGTGGCGCTCCATGCCTGTTGCGTCCAACTGGCGGAGCGGCCGGTCCGCCCCCTGGCCTATCTGGCCTTCGTCCTGGCCTATATGGCGGGAGAATCCTATTTCCTGTTCGGCGAGGACAGCATCGGCGGGCGTATCGCCTTCGCGTCGCTGATGCGGATGCCATTGTTCCTGCACGCGGCCCTGACGGTTCACAGCCGTCGCCGGACCGAGCCGGGGCGGCTGGGGCTGGCCCTGCTCCAGGCGGTGTTGACCGGCTGGGCCGTTCTTCTGCTGGTGCGCGGACTGGTGGTGGCGGGCGGCGACCCGATCCATGAATTCGTCGCGATCAAGGGCTTCCTCGCCGTCTACTACATCCTGGCGGGATTGGCCTATGTCGTGATCCTCATCGCGCTGATGCTGGTCGACAGCGAGCGCCTGACAAGCCTGCTGGGCCGGGAGGTGTCGCGGCAGGCCGACGCGCTGGAAACCCAGATCGCCCGCCAGTTGGCGGCCCAGGCCGATTTGCGCCGCTCCGAGGCCGATCTGCGGGCCATCCTCGACAACATGCCCGACATCTTCTACCGCACCGACAACCAGGGGCGGCTGCTGATGGTCTCGCGCTCGGTGGAAACCCTGCTGGGTTATCCGGTGGGCGAGGTGCTGGGCCACGATGCCGCCTTCTACCACGGCGCTCCCGACAGCCGGGCCAATCTGATCGCCGCCCTGGAGGCCGGTGGCGGCTCGGTCCTCGATTACGAGCTGCGCATGCGCCACAAGGACGGAAGGGTGGTCTGGGCCTCGACCTCGTCGCGCTTCTACTACGATGCCGACGGCCGGCGGGCGGGAACCGAAGGCGTGGTCCGCCTGATCGAGGAGCGCAAGCGGACCGAGATCTGCATCCGCGAGAATCAGGCGCTGATCCAGGCCATGCTGGACGCCTCGTCCGACGCCATCATGCTGTTTCGGCCCGACGGCACCCTGCTGGCGGTCAACGAGGTGATGGCCGAGCGCTTCGGCCGCCGGGCCGCCGAGCTGACCGGATCGTGCCTGTGGGACATGTTCCCGCCCGACGTGGCCAAGGCCCGCGCGGCCGCCGTGGGCCGGGTGGTGGAAACCGGCGAGGCCATCCATTACCTGGACCGGCGCGGCGAACTCTACCTGGACAATTCCATCTATCCGGTGCCCGGTCCCGAAGGCAAACCCGACAAGGTCGCCGTCTATTCCCGCGACATCACCGCCCAGACCCTGGCCGAGGCCAAGGTGACGACCTATCTGACGGAACTGGAGCGTTCCAACGCCGAACTGGAGCAATTCGCCTATGTGGCCAGCCACGATCTGCGCGAGCCCTTGCGGATGATTTCCAGCTACCTCTCCCTGCTGGAGCGGCGGTTCGGCTCGCGGCTGGAGGGCGACGGGCTGGAATTCCTGGCCTTCGCCCGCGACGGCGCCAAGCGCATGGACAAGCTGGTGCTCGACCTGCTGGAATTCTCGCGCATCGAGCGCAAGGGCGCGCCCATCGTCGCCATGGAGGTCGAGCCGGCGCTGCGCCAGTCGCTCCGCCATCTCGAGCTTGCCATCGCCGAAAGCGGCACCGAGGTGACCACCCCCAACGATGGCGATGCCCCCTGGGTGAGGGGCGATCCCGATCAGATCATCCGCCTGTTCCAGAATCTGGTCGGCAACGCCGTCAAATACCGCTCGCCCGACCGCAAGCCGCGTATCGCGGTCACCTGGCGGCGCGAGGGGGCGGAGTGGGAATTCACCGTCGCCGACAACGGCATCGGCATCGAATCCCAGTACTTCGAACGGATATTCCGCATCTTCCAGCGGCTGCACACCGCCGAGCGCTACGAAGGCACCGGCATCGGCCTGGCCATCTGCAAGAAGATCGTCGAGCGCCACGGGGGGCGCATCTGGGTGGATTCGGTTCCCGGCGAGGGAACCGCCTTCCACTTCACCCTGCCGGCGGCGGGCTGA
- a CDS encoding HD domain-containing phosphohydrolase, producing the protein MAGRVRLGLQFSIVLIIAFVVVCLTVTTAGSIYFSSTNAAREGARRLFGEITAKVADRVDGQIGDLLDLAGLGAALPAFGQPIGNDHPSIPFMLRLLEQNTNLYAAYVAQIDGAFLQVIAARDDERIRAAAGQAPAGTHFVIRTITAGADGKRRETWTFLDAAARNLGAASKDDPTYDPRLRPWYKAALTSAGSVLSEPYVFNSLQAPGLTASRMAAAEGTVFGVDIALKGLSDFAAQQNVSAHGGVVLLDLKRRILAAAPQLLAGSDKEPAALAELSSVPAPLLRVLGDLPPGEAQLRPFPQGEVLAQMTEWRHASGQAIGIGVAAPFDDFTGPIRDMQVRILNAAGLVLLVVVPLAMLFARRIARSVRHLVAEASRVREFDFSGAAPRASLIREFHDLSEAFGLMKETIRGRTTDLAAAQKRLERVVDLGIAMSAERDHGVLMEMILMGAKELTNADGGTLYIRDADNNLRFQIIRNDTLNIRMGGAHEEPPSLPPVPMYKDGKENHNNVVSHAVHAQTTVNIPDAYDDTEFDFSGTKAFDERANYKSVSFMTVPLKPRGGDIIGAVQLINSRPHGSGEIVPFSPEIQRFVEALAAQAATALYNRDLLDQQERLMDAMIQIIAGAIDAKSPYTGGHCERVPELSLMLAEEACQVTEGSLADFAFTTPDEWREFKIGAWLHDCGKVTTPEYVVDKATKLETIHNRIHEVRTRFEVLLRDERVRMLESIVAGTPADEAEMVFEAAKASLMDDFAFIAECNLGGEFMAPEKVERLKSIATRTWLRHFDDRLGLAHEELRRYVGDPEPLPAIEPLLADKPQHVIPRPKDSALFDPAYGFKTKIPENLYNFGEVYNLSVGRGTLSEEERFKINEHIIQTIIMLKRLPFPKHLSRVVEYAGAHHETLIGTGYPKKLAAEDLSVPARITAIADIFEALTASDRPYKKAKTLSECVKILSFFKKDKHIDPELFDLFLTSGVYRRYAERYLKPEQIDEVDISLYLG; encoded by the coding sequence ATGGCTGGCCGGGTCCGCCTGGGGCTGCAATTCAGCATCGTGCTGATCATCGCCTTCGTGGTGGTGTGTCTGACCGTGACCACGGCAGGCAGCATCTATTTTTCCAGCACCAACGCCGCCCGCGAGGGCGCCCGGCGCCTGTTCGGGGAGATCACCGCCAAGGTGGCCGATCGGGTGGACGGCCAGATCGGCGACCTTTTGGACCTGGCGGGACTGGGCGCCGCCCTGCCGGCCTTCGGCCAGCCCATCGGCAACGACCACCCGTCGATTCCCTTCATGCTGCGCCTGCTGGAGCAGAATACCAATCTCTACGCCGCCTATGTGGCGCAGATCGACGGCGCCTTCCTGCAGGTGATCGCGGCGCGCGACGACGAGCGCATCCGCGCCGCCGCCGGCCAGGCCCCGGCCGGCACCCATTTCGTCATCCGCACCATCACCGCCGGCGCGGACGGCAAGCGCCGCGAAACCTGGACATTCCTCGATGCCGCCGCCCGGAATCTGGGGGCGGCGTCCAAGGACGATCCCACCTACGACCCCCGCCTGCGTCCCTGGTACAAGGCGGCGCTCACCAGCGCGGGCAGCGTGCTGTCCGAACCCTACGTCTTCAACTCGCTGCAGGCGCCGGGACTGACCGCGTCGCGCATGGCCGCCGCCGAGGGAACGGTGTTCGGCGTCGATATCGCGCTCAAGGGCCTGTCGGATTTCGCCGCCCAGCAGAACGTCTCGGCCCATGGCGGCGTGGTGCTGCTCGACCTCAAGCGCCGGATTCTGGCCGCCGCGCCGCAATTGCTGGCGGGAAGCGACAAGGAGCCGGCCGCCCTGGCCGAGCTCTCCTCGGTGCCGGCCCCCCTGCTCCGCGTCCTGGGCGACCTGCCGCCGGGCGAGGCCCAATTGCGCCCCTTCCCCCAGGGCGAGGTCCTGGCCCAGATGACCGAGTGGCGCCATGCCAGCGGCCAGGCCATCGGCATCGGCGTCGCGGCGCCCTTCGACGACTTCACCGGCCCCATCCGCGACATGCAGGTGCGCATTCTCAACGCCGCCGGGCTGGTGCTGCTGGTGGTGGTGCCGCTCGCCATGCTGTTCGCCCGGCGCATCGCCCGTTCGGTCCGCCATCTGGTGGCCGAGGCGTCGCGGGTACGCGAGTTCGACTTCTCGGGCGCCGCCCCGCGCGCCTCGCTGATCCGCGAGTTCCACGACCTGTCCGAGGCCTTCGGGCTGATGAAGGAGACCATCCGGGGCCGCACCACCGACCTTGCCGCCGCCCAGAAGCGGCTGGAGCGGGTGGTGGACCTCGGCATCGCCATGTCGGCGGAGCGCGACCACGGCGTCTTGATGGAAATGATCCTGATGGGCGCCAAGGAGCTGACCAACGCTGATGGCGGCACGCTGTACATCCGCGACGCCGACAACAACCTGCGCTTCCAGATCATCCGCAACGACACCTTGAACATCCGCATGGGCGGCGCCCACGAAGAGCCGCCGTCACTGCCCCCCGTCCCCATGTACAAGGACGGCAAGGAGAACCACAACAACGTGGTCAGCCACGCGGTGCATGCCCAGACCACCGTCAACATCCCCGACGCCTACGACGACACCGAGTTCGACTTCTCCGGCACCAAGGCCTTCGACGAGCGCGCCAATTACAAGTCGGTCTCGTTCATGACCGTGCCCTTGAAGCCCCGGGGCGGCGACATCATCGGCGCGGTGCAGCTGATCAACTCGCGCCCCCATGGCAGCGGCGAGATCGTGCCGTTCTCGCCCGAGATCCAGCGCTTCGTCGAGGCCCTGGCCGCCCAGGCCGCCACCGCGCTGTACAACCGCGACCTGCTGGACCAGCAGGAACGGCTGATGGACGCCATGATCCAGATCATCGCCGGTGCCATCGACGCCAAGAGCCCCTATACCGGCGGCCATTGCGAGCGCGTCCCCGAACTGTCGCTGATGCTGGCGGAAGAGGCCTGCCAGGTCACCGAGGGATCGCTGGCCGACTTCGCCTTCACCACGCCCGATGAATGGCGCGAGTTCAAGATCGGCGCCTGGCTGCACGATTGCGGCAAGGTCACCACCCCGGAATACGTGGTGGACAAGGCCACCAAGCTGGAGACCATCCACAACCGCATCCACGAGGTGCGCACCCGCTTCGAGGTTCTGCTCAGGGACGAGCGCGTCCGCATGCTGGAAAGCATCGTCGCCGGCACGCCCGCCGACGAGGCGGAGATGGTCTTCGAGGCTGCCAAGGCCTCCCTGATGGACGATTTCGCCTTCATCGCCGAGTGCAACCTGGGCGGCGAGTTCATGGCCCCGGAAAAGGTCGAGCGGCTGAAATCCATCGCCACCAGGACCTGGCTGCGCCATTTCGACGACCGCCTGGGCCTGGCGCACGAGGAACTGCGCCGCTATGTGGGCGACCCGGAGCCGCTGCCCGCCATCGAGCCGCTGCTGGCCGACAAGCCGCAGCACGTCATCCCGCGGCCCAAGGATTCGGCGCTGTTCGACCCGGCCTACGGCTTCAAGACCAAGATTCCCGAGAACCTCTACAATTTCGGCGAGGTCTACAACCTGTCGGTGGGACGCGGCACCCTGTCCGAGGAAGAGCGCTTCAAGATCAACGAACACATCATCCAGACCATCATCATGTTGAAGCGCCTGCCCTTCCCCAAGCACCTGTCGCGGGTGGTGGAATATGCCGGCGCCCATCACGAGACGCTGATCGGCACCGGCTACCCCAAGAAGCTGGCGGCCGAGGACCTGTCCGTTCCCGCCCGCATCACCGCCATCGCCGACATCTTCGAGGCCCTGACCGCCTCGGACCGCCCGTACAAGAAGGCCAAGACCCTGTCGGAATGCGTCAAGATCCTGAGCTTCTTCAAGAAGGACAAGCACATCGACCCCGAACTGTTCGACCTGTTCCTGACCTCGGGCGTGTATCGGCGCTATGCCGAACGCTACCTGAAGCCGGAACAGATCGACGAGGTGGACATCTCCCTCTATCTGGGGTGA
- a CDS encoding glutathione peroxidase produces MHRFIPANPLGSIMASMIAALGLTGAAMAGAAQDRLDWAALSLPAISGGQVEAQSLKGKVVLVVNTASQCGFTPQYQGLEALWRDYRGRGLVVLGVPSNDFGSQEPGSNAQVASFCEINYGVDFPLLEKQAVTGANAHPFYRWAAERTGPLGVPRWNFHKILVGRDGRLVDWFASTTAPDAARLRAAIDKALAEPSS; encoded by the coding sequence ATGCATCGTTTCATTCCCGCCAACCCGCTTGGTTCCATCATGGCTTCCATGATCGCGGCCCTCGGCCTGACCGGGGCGGCAATGGCCGGGGCGGCGCAAGACCGCCTCGACTGGGCCGCCCTTTCCCTGCCGGCCATTTCCGGCGGGCAGGTGGAGGCCCAGTCCCTGAAGGGCAAGGTGGTGCTGGTGGTCAACACCGCGTCCCAATGCGGTTTCACGCCGCAATACCAGGGGCTCGAGGCCCTGTGGCGGGACTATCGCGGCCGGGGGCTGGTGGTCCTGGGGGTGCCGTCCAACGATTTCGGATCGCAGGAGCCCGGATCCAACGCCCAGGTGGCCAGCTTCTGCGAGATCAATTACGGCGTCGACTTCCCCCTGCTGGAAAAACAGGCGGTGACCGGCGCGAACGCCCACCCGTTCTACCGCTGGGCGGCGGAACGCACCGGGCCGCTGGGCGTGCCGCGCTGGAACTTCCACAAGATCCTGGTGGGCCGCGACGGGCGTCTGGTGGACTGGTTCGCCAGCACCACCGCCCCCGATGCCGCCCGGCTGCGCGCCGCCATCGACAAGGCGCTGGCCGAGCCTAGCTCATGA
- a CDS encoding cobyrinate a,c-diamide synthase, whose protein sequence is MSTRPAPRLLISAAHKSSGKTTVTVGLAAALTARGLAVQPFKKGPDYIDPLWLGAATGRACRNLDFHTQPPALIRQTFERDSKGADISLIEGNKGLYDGVDLEGANSSAMLAQWLEAPVVLVVDCQGMTRGVAPLLIGYQAFDPTLKIAGVILNKVSGPRHEKKLRDVVAHYTRIPVLGAVHRGPDMEIMERHLGLVPANEAEAAAAAIARLAKAVSSQVDLDALIALAQAAPPVDVTERASPPRSAASLRIGIARDAAFGFYYRDDMEALEAAGAELVPFDATRDPHLPPGLDGLFIGGGFPETQAQALEANASLRAEIRAKGLAGLPIYAECGGLMYLSRAIVWKGEKREMVGLIPADAVMHKAPQGRGYVRLRETADFPWPRLEDGPGVLPAHEFHHSRLENMEGNPRFAYQVIRGTGIAEKQDGLIIANTLATYAHMRSVGANPWAPRFVAFVRGVKAGQH, encoded by the coding sequence TTGAGCACACGTCCCGCCCCCCGGCTGCTGATCTCGGCGGCCCACAAATCCTCTGGAAAAACCACGGTGACGGTGGGTCTGGCCGCCGCCTTGACGGCACGCGGACTGGCCGTCCAGCCGTTCAAGAAAGGCCCCGACTACATCGACCCCCTGTGGCTGGGGGCCGCCACCGGGCGGGCCTGCCGCAACCTGGACTTCCACACCCAGCCGCCCGCCCTGATCCGCCAGACATTCGAGCGTGATTCCAAGGGGGCCGACATCAGCCTGATCGAGGGCAACAAGGGCCTTTACGACGGGGTCGACCTGGAAGGGGCCAATTCCTCGGCCATGCTGGCCCAGTGGCTGGAGGCCCCCGTGGTCCTCGTGGTGGATTGCCAGGGCATGACGCGGGGGGTGGCGCCGCTCCTGATCGGCTACCAGGCCTTCGACCCCACGCTGAAGATCGCCGGCGTCATCCTCAACAAGGTCAGCGGCCCCCGCCATGAAAAGAAGCTGCGCGACGTGGTGGCCCACTACACCCGCATTCCCGTCCTCGGCGCCGTCCATCGCGGCCCCGACATGGAGATCATGGAGCGGCATCTGGGGCTGGTCCCCGCCAACGAGGCCGAGGCCGCCGCCGCCGCCATCGCCCGCCTGGCCAAGGCCGTATCGTCCCAGGTGGATCTGGATGCCCTGATCGCATTGGCCCAAGCGGCACCGCCGGTGGACGTGACGGAGCGCGCCTCGCCCCCCCGGTCGGCCGCCTCCTTGCGCATCGGCATCGCCCGGGACGCCGCCTTCGGCTTCTATTACCGCGACGACATGGAGGCGCTGGAAGCCGCCGGGGCCGAGCTGGTGCCCTTCGACGCCACCCGGGACCCGCACCTGCCGCCCGGCCTGGACGGTCTGTTCATCGGCGGCGGCTTTCCCGAGACGCAAGCCCAGGCGCTGGAGGCCAACGCCTCGCTGCGGGCCGAAATCCGCGCGAAGGGACTGGCCGGGCTGCCCATCTACGCCGAATGCGGCGGGCTGATGTATCTGTCGCGCGCCATCGTCTGGAAGGGCGAGAAAAGGGAGATGGTCGGGCTGATCCCCGCCGACGCGGTGATGCACAAGGCCCCCCAGGGCCGGGGCTATGTCCGCCTGCGCGAGACGGCGGACTTCCCCTGGCCCCGGCTGGAGGACGGCCCCGGCGTGTTGCCCGCCCACGAATTCCACCATTCCCGCCTGGAGAACATGGAAGGCAATCCCCGCTTCGCCTATCAGGTGATTCGCGGTACCGGCATCGCAGAAAAGCAGGACGGCTTGATAATCGCCAACACGCTCGCCACCTATGCCCACATGCGATCCGTCGGCGCCAATCCCTGGGCTCCGCGGTTCGTGGCGTTCGTGCGTGGGGTCAAAGCGGGGCAGCATTGA
- a CDS encoding YajQ family cyclic di-GMP-binding protein, with amino-acid sequence MPSFDVVSKTDLAEVDNALAGITREVAQRFDFKGSKCSVERKDQMITVLADDDSKLKTMHELLSVHFTRRKVDPKALDYKNVEKASGNTVRQEVRIKDGIEAVLAKRLVKEIKDAKLKVQVAIQGDELRVSGKKRDDLQEAIALLRKLEVDQPLQYINFRD; translated from the coding sequence ATGCCCTCCTTCGACGTCGTTTCCAAGACCGACCTTGCCGAGGTCGACAACGCCCTGGCGGGCATCACCCGCGAAGTGGCCCAGCGCTTCGATTTCAAGGGCTCGAAATGCTCGGTGGAGCGCAAGGACCAGATGATTACCGTCCTGGCCGATGACGATTCCAAGCTGAAGACCATGCACGAGCTGCTCAGCGTCCACTTCACCCGGCGCAAGGTCGATCCCAAGGCGCTGGACTACAAGAACGTGGAAAAGGCCTCGGGCAATACCGTCCGTCAGGAGGTCCGCATCAAGGACGGCATCGAGGCGGTGCTGGCCAAGCGCCTGGTCAAGGAGATCAAGGACGCCAAGCTGAAGGTGCAGGTCGCCATCCAGGGCGACGAATTGCGCGTCAGCGGCAAGAAGCGCGACGACCTGCAGGAGGCCATCGCCCTGCTGCGCAAGCTGGAGGTGGATCAGCCTCTCCAGTACATCAATTTCCGGGACTGA
- a CDS encoding ABC transporter permease, with translation MTGMAPVAFSLARREFTRFIRQPQRVVGTVAQPLLFWLFLGAGFGGSFRPAGMENVTYLEYFYPGVMLMMMLFASIFSSITIIEDRDAGFLQGVLVAPVSRLAIVLGKVLGATSIAMIQTLIFTIAAPFLGLHLGAGALVLLLMGFLLTGIGFSALGFLLAWGMKSTSAFHAVMMVFLMPLWMLSGALFPIGNVPGWMKMVMLANPVSHALVIIRAPFYGGPERLFTDSSYLVSLAVTLAWAGLCLGLSMARVNKRERGVS, from the coding sequence ATGACCGGCATGGCCCCCGTCGCCTTCTCGCTGGCCAGGCGCGAGTTCACCCGCTTCATCCGCCAGCCTCAGCGCGTGGTCGGCACCGTGGCCCAGCCGCTGCTGTTCTGGCTGTTCCTGGGGGCCGGCTTCGGCGGCTCGTTCCGCCCGGCGGGCATGGAGAACGTCACCTATCTCGAATATTTCTACCCCGGCGTGATGCTGATGATGATGCTGTTCGCATCCATCTTCTCGTCCATCACCATCATCGAGGACCGCGACGCCGGTTTCCTCCAGGGCGTGCTGGTGGCGCCCGTGTCGCGGCTGGCCATCGTGCTGGGCAAGGTGCTGGGGGCCACCTCCATCGCCATGATCCAGACTTTGATCTTCACCATCGCCGCGCCCTTCCTGGGGCTGCATCTGGGGGCGGGCGCGCTGGTCCTGCTGCTGATGGGCTTCCTGCTCACCGGCATCGGCTTTTCCGCGCTGGGCTTCCTGCTGGCCTGGGGCATGAAGTCCACCTCGGCCTTCCACGCGGTGATGATGGTGTTCCTGATGCCCCTGTGGATGCTGTCGGGCGCCCTGTTCCCCATCGGCAACGTGCCGGGCTGGATGAAAATGGTGATGCTGGCCAATCCGGTCAGCCACGCTTTGGTGATCATCCGCGCCCCCTTCTACGGCGGGCCGGAACGACTGTTCACCGACAGCTCCTATCTGGTGTCCCTGGCGGTGACCCTGGCCTGGGCGGGACTGTGCCTGGGCCTGTCCATGGCCCGGGTCAACAAGCGCGAACGCGGAGTTTCCTGA